The following are encoded together in the Vigna angularis cultivar LongXiaoDou No.4 chromosome 9, ASM1680809v1, whole genome shotgun sequence genome:
- the LOC108320621 gene encoding uncharacterized protein LOC108320621 has product MSYGHYHMGSGSRTGRRSLEFGKTHVVRPKGKHQATIVWLHGLGDNGLSSYQLLESLPLPNIKWICPTAPIRPVTILGGFSCTAWFDMGELSEDGPDDWESLDASAAHIANLLLTEPADVKVGIGGFSMGAAVAQYSATCFAMGRYGNGIPYPVNLRAVVGLSGWLPGSMSLRNKIEVSHEARRRAASLPLLLGHGICDDVVLYKYGEKSAQSLSSAGFRYITFKSYDGLGHYTVPREMDEVSNWLNSRLGLGGSS; this is encoded by the exons ATGAGCTATGGACATTATCATATGGGCTCTG GTAGTAGAACTGGTCGGAGAAGTTTGGAGTTTGGGAAGACACATGTGGTGAGGCCAAAAGGAAAACACCAAGCCACTATAGTTTGGCTGCATGGTCTTGGTGACAATGGTTTAAG CTCATATCAGCTGCTGGAATCTCTTCCACTTCCAAAT ATAAAATGGATTTGCCCAACTGCTCCTATCCGCCCTGTAACAATACTTGGTGGTTTTTCCTGCACTGCAT GGTTTGACATGGGAGAACTTTCAGAAGACGGTCCAGATGATTGGGAGAGTTTAGATGCCTCAGCAGCACACATTGCCAACTTGTTATTAACAGAGCCAGCTGATG TGAAAGTTGGAATTGGAGGCTTCAGTATGGGTGCTGCAGTAGCTCAATACTCTGCAACTTGTTTTGCCATGGGAAGGTATGGAAATGGCATCCCGTATCCAGTGAACCTAAGAGCAGTTGTTGGACTAAGTGGCTGGCTTCCAGGATCAAT GAGCTTAAGGAACAAAATCGAAGTGTCACATGAAGCTAGAAGGAGAGCTGCTTCATTACCTCTTTTGTTGGGCCATGGAATCT GTGATGATGTAGTCCTCTACAAATACGGAGAGAAATCAGCTCAATCCTTAAGTTCAGCAGGCTTTCGATACATTACATTCAAATCCTATGATGG GCTTGGTCACTATACTGTTCCAAGGGAGATGGATGAGGTCTCCAATTGGCTTAACTCAAGGCTGGGGCTTGGGGGATCATCATGA